A region from the bacterium genome encodes:
- a CDS encoding D-alanine--D-alanine ligase — translation MEKFHSSLIDKSKKIGVLCGGMSNEREVSLRSGKNCFEALKRLGFENTEIIDVDRNIAKTLIEKKIEVAYIALHGKYGEDGCIQGLLEVIGIPYTGSGVKASAIAMDKEFTKRILDTQKLPIIPSIVVNTFNELKDKEINLNYPLMIKPVSEGSSIGMKKVNTPDELESAIIDAEKYNTGVMLEEYLDGKSITVGVLDLEKETIATPILEFQTKTEWYDYEAKYTEGMTKFILPAEIDENLTKKIQDLSIKSHKAIEAKGMSRVDFVVTKEGIPFILEINTIPGMTDLSDLPAQSKAMGISYDELVQIILNSAST, via the coding sequence ATGGAAAAATTTCACAGTTCATTAATAGATAAAAGCAAAAAAATAGGCGTTCTTTGCGGTGGAATGTCCAACGAACGAGAAGTTTCGCTCAGGTCAGGCAAAAATTGTTTTGAAGCTTTAAAAAGATTAGGCTTTGAAAATACTGAAATAATAGACGTTGATAGAAATATTGCTAAAACATTGATTGAAAAAAAGATAGAAGTCGCTTATATAGCCCTTCATGGTAAATATGGCGAAGATGGTTGTATTCAGGGATTGCTTGAAGTAATCGGGATTCCTTACACAGGAAGCGGTGTTAAAGCAAGTGCTATAGCTATGGACAAAGAGTTTACAAAAAGAATTTTGGATACCCAAAAGCTGCCTATAATTCCATCGATTGTTGTTAATACTTTCAATGAATTAAAAGATAAAGAAATTAATTTAAATTATCCTCTTATGATAAAACCTGTAAGTGAAGGCTCAAGCATAGGAATGAAAAAAGTAAACACTCCTGATGAGCTTGAATCAGCAATAATAGATGCTGAAAAATATAACACAGGTGTGATGCTTGAAGAATATCTCGATGGAAAATCAATTACAGTAGGAGTACTTGATCTTGAAAAAGAAACTATAGCTACACCTATACTTGAATTCCAAACAAAAACAGAGTGGTATGATTATGAAGCAAAATATACGGAAGGAATGACAAAATTTATTCTTCCTGCTGAAATTGATGAAAATTTAACAAAAAAAATTCAAGATTTGTCAATAAAATCTCACAAAGCAATAGAAGCTAAAGGAATGAGCAGGGTTGATTTTGTAGTTACAAAAGAAGGAATTCCTTTTATATTAGAAATCAACACCATTCCGGGAATGACCGATTTAAGCGACTTGCCTGCCCAATCTAAGGCAATGGGTATCAGTTATGATGAACTTGTTCAAATAATTCTTAACAGCGCCTCTACTTAG
- the murB gene encoding UDP-N-acetylmuramate dehydrogenase, with translation MMQNYSLREHTTLKIGGSAKIAYLPTSVEEIKEIKNNSEGKKIIVIGEGSNLLVSSQGVEEKVVFTKNLKKHEFIDDLTIKAECGLKSASLAKILLEKNLSGMEFMIGIPGSVGGAVTMNSSAHGQAIEDVIESAEVLDLNTGEIIFLNKEDLKLTYRNSFVEKNRHLILNTVFKLKKAENKEILEKMEFHIKYRKDNHPALTEPNAGSTFRNPDRGVYSGKLFEELGAKNWKEGGAKVSEKHSNFLINTGNATSLDVSRLMHRMHSEVKDKFGYDLIAEIRYIGVPTQEEAEIWKNFTVH, from the coding sequence ATGATGCAAAATTATTCTCTAAGAGAACATACAACGCTAAAAATAGGCGGAAGTGCAAAAATTGCTTATCTTCCCACTTCGGTAGAAGAAATTAAAGAAATAAAAAATAATTCTGAGGGCAAGAAAATAATTGTAATAGGTGAAGGCTCAAATCTGTTGGTATCTTCTCAGGGAGTGGAAGAAAAGGTTGTCTTTACAAAAAATCTTAAAAAACATGAATTTATTGATGATTTAACAATAAAAGCAGAATGCGGGCTTAAATCTGCCAGTTTGGCTAAAATTCTTCTTGAAAAAAATCTTTCCGGCATGGAATTTATGATAGGAATCCCGGGTTCTGTTGGTGGAGCAGTTACTATGAATTCATCAGCTCACGGGCAGGCAATAGAAGACGTTATAGAATCCGCAGAAGTTCTGGATTTAAATACTGGCGAGATTATTTTTCTTAATAAAGAAGACTTAAAACTAACTTACAGAAATTCTTTTGTCGAAAAAAACAGGCATTTAATACTAAATACGGTATTTAAGCTGAAAAAGGCAGAAAATAAAGAAATTTTAGAAAAAATGGAATTTCATATAAAATACAGAAAAGATAATCATCCGGCTTTGACTGAACCAAATGCAGGCAGCACATTCAGAAACCCTGATAGAGGAGTTTATTCAGGTAAGCTTTTTGAAGAATTGGGTGCTAAAAATTGGAAAGAAGGCGGAGCAAAAGTTTCTGAAAAACATTCCAATTTTCTTATAAATACAGGAAATGCTACTTCTCTTGATGTTTCAAGGCTTATGCACAGAATGCATTCAGAAGTAAAAGATAAATTTGGCTATGATCTTATAGCTGAGATCAGATATATCGGTGTACCTACACAGGAAGAGGCAGAGATATGGAAAAATTTCACAGTTCATTAA